A stretch of Gorilla gorilla gorilla isolate KB3781 chromosome 9, NHGRI_mGorGor1-v2.1_pri, whole genome shotgun sequence DNA encodes these proteins:
- the LOC101149907 gene encoding olfactory receptor 5B17, with the protein MENNTEVSEFILLGLTNAPELQVPLFIMFTLIYLITLTGNLGMIILILLDSHLHTPMYFFLSNLSLVDIGYSSAVTPKVLTGLLIEDKAISYSACAAQMFFFAVFATVENYLLSSMAYDRYAAVCNPLHYTATMTTRVCACLAIGCYVIGFLNASIQIGDTFHLSFCMSNVIHHFFCDKPAVITLTCSEKHISELILVLISSFNVFFALLVILISYLFILITILKMHTGKGYQKPLSTCGSHLIAIFLFYITVIIMYVRPSSSHSMDTDKIASVFYTMIIPMLNPIVYTLRNKDVKNAFMKVVEKAKCSLDSVF; encoded by the coding sequence ATGGAGAATAATACAGAGGTGAGTGAATTCATCCTGCTTGGTCTAACCAATGCCCCAGAACTACAGGTTCCCCTCTTTATCATGTTTACCCTCATCTACCTCATCACTCTGACTGGGAACCTGGGGATGATCATATTAATCCTGCTGGACTCTCATCTCCACACTCCCATGTACTTTTTTCTCAGTAACCTGTCTCTTGTGGACATTGGTTACTCCTCAGCTGTCACTCCAAAGGTTTTAACTGGGTTGCTTATAGAAGACAAAGCCATCTCCTACAGTGCCTGTGCTGCTCAGATGTTCTTTTTTGCAGTCTTTGCCACTGTGGAAAATTACCTCTTGTCCTCAATGGCCTATGACCGCTACGCAGCAGTGTGTAACCCCCTACATTATACCGCCACCATGACAACACGTGTGTGTGCTTGTCTGGCTATAGGCTGTTATGTCATTGGTTTTCTGAATGCTTCTATCCAAATTGGAGATACATTTCACCTCTCTTTCTGCATGTCCAATGTGATTCATCACTTTTTCTGTGACAAACCAGCAGTCATTACTCTGACCTGCTCTGAGAAACACATTAGTGAGTTGATTCTTGTTCTTATATCaagttttaatgtcttttttgcaCTTCTTGTTATCTTGATTTCCTATCTGTTCATATTGATCACCATTCTTAAGATGCACACAGGTAAGGGATACCAGAAGCCTTTATCTACCTGTGGTTCTCACCTCAttgccattttcttattttatataactgTCATCATCATGTACGTACGACCAAGTTCCAGTCATTCCATGGACACAGACAAAATTGCATCTGTGTTCTACACTATGATCATCCCCATGCTCAATCCTATAGTCTATACCCTGAGGAACAAAGACGTGAAGAATGCATTCATGAAGGTTGTTGAGAAGGCAAAATGTTCTCTAGATTCAGTCTTTTAA